From the genome of Caloenas nicobarica isolate bCalNic1 chromosome 16, bCalNic1.hap1, whole genome shotgun sequence, one region includes:
- the SRRD gene encoding SRR1-like protein, whose product MAAAGGWCPAGGRRRRRGRAGEEAAEGGAVLRRLQEARDDLLSSGFWAASAGAVRAPLAGCAEPPAHCVCYGLGRFSGCPAARHQLAFLLLLLEELRVPPGRCALFDPAFTAREEAALEQLGLRLLPENEEGKHGVEGSATLFYMVHCGKALYNNLLWRNWSVGALSKMVIIGNSFRGIEERLLSRVLERDYSYIAKVLKGTEEVALPTHPQYLDTFNDTSVHWFPLQKLKGLSPEVWNFVEEPTYQDCEDLEIIRKEDRAEWHSLAATES is encoded by the exons atggcggcggcgggcgggtggtgcccggcgggcgggcggcggcggcggcggggccgggcgggcgaggaggcggcggAGGGCGGCGCGGTGCTGCGGCGGCTGCAGGAGGCGCG GGACGACCTGCTGAGCTCCGGCTTCTGGGCGGCGAGCGCCG GAGCCGTGCGGGCCCCGCTGGCCGGTTGCGCGGAGCCGCCTGCCCACTGCGTCTGCTACGGGCTGGGCCGGTTCAGCGgctgccccgccgcccggcACCAGCTGgcgttcctgctgctgctgctggaggagctgcgg GTGCCTCCCGGGCGCTGCGCCCTGTTCGACCCCGCGTTCACCGCCCGGGAGGAGGCTGcgctggagcagctggggctgcggctgctcccGGAGAACGAG GAGGGGAAACACGGTGTTGAGGGGTCGGCCACACTTTTCTACATGGTGCACTGTGGGAAAGCGCTGTACAACAACCTGCTGTGGAGGAACTGGTCCGTGGGGGCCCTGTCCAAAATGGTCATCATTGGGAACAGCTTCCGAGGCATCGAGGAGCG ATTGTTGTCAAGAGTATTGGAGAGAGATTATTCTTACATAGCAAAG GTCTTGAAAGGGACAGAGGAAGTGGCGCTCCCCACGCACCCTCAGTACCTAGACACCTTTAACGACACCTCCGTCCACTGGTTTCCCTTGCAAAAGCTGAAGGGACTGTCTCCTGAGGTCTGGAACTTTGTGGAGGAGCCAACGTACCAGGACTGTGAGGACCTGGAGATCATCAGGAAGGAGGACAGAGCCGAGTGGCACAGCCTGGCTGCCACAGAGTCCTGA
- the HPS4 gene encoding BLOC-3 complex member HPS4, with protein MARPAAPEPWWNYFFLYDGSKVKEEGDPTSAGICYFYPSQTLMEQQELLCGQLAGVVRCMAEISGAPPSLIRLRKLKFAVVVDGDYLWALGCAVELPDVSCRRFLEQLISLFTFYNGPVRPAYMAFSQEELSRQWDRYIKHIQKNTSDLHKIFNSLWNLDKTKVDPLLLLKAALILQTCQRSSHVLAGCILYKGLIVSTQLPPPLTAKVLLQGDESPHQSEPGGEDQREPDSPLPQGVRIIPVFLTEDEVSVLRDFPVEWMSRSPVSHTSPRGEGNALCSQTVPKSTGVHENQALSNISVQESPWPASGTAAAEGAVQSGSLPNTGPPKGFTKMEPSGKNSPAAILSSPDRKSSELSSKASFSPERDTKQLPSPSALHAAEQVQAAGLYLEGFSFPNPYAQEWKSQNMGKSLVDTDVAQHSSPSYSATSEQDEQRTGSQSSISAESSGAAGGDVQGLDCTGTAVQSENTCCPQSGDSVRLPWVDALGAQGGVDSGKRCRPVKMSLYVHCIKGLVLSLLAEDPFQEDQRSVEDVYHSSLASLNGLEVHLRETLPKDSSSSAKTTYSFTHYDCVQNILTANLPHAPGPLDRHFLRAATLIHSDFRQLPTASEVIVRNASTAVYACRNPVQETYFQQLGAPLRNSGVPNPHDSAFSLPSKAKQKLLKHGVNLL; from the exons ATGgcccgtcccgccgcgccgGAGCCGTG gtggaattactttttcctttatgATGGTTCGAAGGTTAAGGAAGAAGGAGATCCTACGAGTGCCgggatttgttatttttatcctTCTCAG ACGCTcatggagcagcaggagctgctgtgcgGGCAGCTTGCCGGCGTGGTGCGCTGCATGGCCGAGATCTCCGGAGCTCCCCCAAGCCTCATTCGCCTGAGGAAGCTCAAGTTTGCAGTTGTGGTGGATGGCGACTACCTGTGG GctctgggctgtgctgtggAGCTCCCTGATGTCAGCTGCAGGCGCTTTCTGGAGCAGCTGATCAGCCTCTTCACCTTCTACAATGGACCTGTGCGACCTGCGTACATG GCGTTTTCTCAGGAGGAGCTGAGCAGGCAGTGGGACAGATACATCAAACACATCCAAAAAAACACCAGCGACCTCCACAAGATTTTCAATTCTCTCTGGAACCTGGACAAAACCAAG GTGGACCCCCTGCTTCTGCTGAAAGCAGCTCTCATCTTGCAGACTTGCCAGCGGTCCTCCCATGTCTTGGCAGGCTGCATTCTCTACAAGGGCTT GATTGTGAGCACCCAGCTGCCGCCGCCTCTCACTGCCAAAGTTCTCCTGCAAGGCGATGAGTCTCCGCACCAG agcGAGCCTGGAGGTGAGGATCAGCGTGAGCCTG ATTCTCCATTGCCGCAGGGTGTCCGCATCATCCCCGTATTCCTAACAGAAGATGAAGTCTCAGTGCTCCGAGACTTTCCAGTGGAGTGGATGTCTAG GTCACCTGTGTCCCACACAAGCCCCAGAGGAGAGGGGAATGCTCTCTGCTCCCAGACAGTCCCAAAATCAACAGGAGTTCATGAAAACCAAGCCCTGAGTAACATCTCTGTGCAGGAGTCCCCTTGGCCAGCTTcaggcacagctgcagcagaaggtgCTGTGCAGTCAGGCAGCCTCCCAAACACGGGTCCTCCAAAGGGCTTCACCAAGATGGAACCCAGTGGAAAGAATTCTCCAGCTGCAATACTGAGTAGCCCAGACAGAAAAAGCTCCGAGCTCAGTAGCAAAGCATCATTCTCACCAGAGAGAGACACGAAGCAGCTGCCGAGCCCTTCCGCACTCCATGCTGCTGAACAAGTTCAAGCAGCAGGTCTGTATCTGGAAGGCTTCTCCTTTCCAAACCCGTATGCCCAGGAGTGGAAGAGTCAGAACATGGGGAAATCCCTTGTGGACACTGATGTTGCGCAACACAGTTCCCCAAGTTATTCTGCAACCAGCGAACAAGACGAGCAAAGGACTGGAAGtcaaagcagcatctctgcagaaagcagcGGTGCAGCTGGTGGCGATGTGCAGGGTTTGGATTGCACGGGCACTGCGGTGCAATCAGAGAACACGTGCTGTCCCCAGAGCGGGGACAGTGTCCGGCTGCCTTGGGTGGACGCTCTGGGGGCCCAGGGTGGTGTGGATTCAGGCAAACGCTGCAGACCAGTTAAAATGAGCTTGTATGTTCACTGCATTAAGGGGCTTGTGCTCTCCCTGCTGgctgaagatcccttccaagaGGACCAGCGCTCCGTGGAGGATGTG TACCACAGCAGTCTGGCTTCTCTGAATGGCCTCGAGGTTCATCTGAGGGAGACTCTGCCTAAGGATTCCTCGTCCTCAGCCAAGACAACCTACAGCTTCACTCACTACGACTGTGTTCAGAACATTCTCACGG cCAATCTGCCCCACGCACCCGGGCCCCTGGACCGGCACTTCCTGAGAGCGGCCACGCTGATCCACAGTGACTTCAGGCAGCTCCCCACCGCCTCGGAGGTCATCGTCAG gaACGCCTCCACGGCTGTGTACGCCTGCCGGAACCCTGTCCAGGAAACCTACTTCCAGCAGCTGGGCGCTCCGCTCCGCAACTcaggtgtccccaacccccacGACAGTGCCTTCAGCCTGCCCAGCAAGGCCAAGCAAAAGCTGCTGAAGCATGGAGTGAACCTGCTTTGA